A genomic segment from Nicotiana sylvestris chromosome 1, ASM39365v2, whole genome shotgun sequence encodes:
- the LOC104244771 gene encoding methionine aminopeptidase 1A, whose protein sequence is MAEVGEATLCCAQCGKPAHLQCPKCVELKLPREGAAFCTQDCFKASWGSHKSVHLKAKLSSLATETSGAASLSDGWLYCLRKGQARTPKLPHFDWAGTLRPYPISKKRVVPVHIDQPDWADDGIPKIEPNSDLQHVVEIKTPELIARMRETCRIAREVLDAAARIIRPGVTTDEIDAVVHEATVAAGAYPSPLNYHFFPKSCCTSVNEVICHGIPDARKLEDGDIVNVDVTVYYKGVHGDLNETFFVGNVDEASQRLVQCTYECLEKAISIVKPGVRFREIGEVINRHASMSGLSVVKSYCGHGIGELFHCAPNIPHYSRNKAVGVMKAGQTFTIEPMINAGVWRDRMWPDGWTAVTADGKRSAQFEHTLLVTEAGVEVLTARLPTSPKVFPWLSS, encoded by the exons ATGGCAGAAGTGGGTGAAGCTACTTTATGTTGTGCTCAATGTGGCAAGCCCGCTCATCTTCA GTGTCCCAAGTGTGTGGAGTTAAAACTTCCTCGTGAAGGAGCTGCTTTCTG CACGCAGGATTGTTTCAAGGCATCTTGGGGCTCTCACAAGTCTGTCCACTTGAAGGCAAAGTTATCTTCTCTGGCAACTGAAACTTCAGGAGCAGCCTCACTTAGCGATGGTTGGCTATATTGCTTGAGGAAAGGACAGGCTCGAACACCCAAACTTCCGCATTTTGACTGGGCTGG GACGCTAAGGCCCTATCCAATATCAAAAAAGCGTGTTGTACCTGTTCATATTGATCAACCTGATTGGGCAGATGAT GGTATCCCAAAAATTGAACCCAATAGTGACTTACAGCACGTCGTTGAG ATCAAAACTCCAGAGCTGATTGCGAGGATGAGAGAAACATGCCGA ATAGCAAGGGAAGTTTTGGATGCAGCAGCTCGTATTATTCGACCTGGCGTGACTACTGATGAAATTGATGCAGTGGTGCATGAGGCTACTGTTGCCGCTG GAGCATATCCATCTCCATTGAATTATCATTTTTTCCCCAAGTCATGCTGCAC GTCAGTCAATGAAGTTATCTGCCATGGGATTCCAGATGCAAG GAAATTAGAGGATGGTGATATTGTAAATGTTGATGTTACTGTATATTACAAAGGGGTTCATG GTGATCTGAATGAAACCTTCTTTGTTGGTAATGTTGATGAAGCATCTCAACGGTTAGTCCAGTGCACATATGAGTGTTTGGAGAAAGCAATATCAATTG TTAAGCCTGGGGTACGGTTTCGAGAAATTGGGGAGGTCATCAATCGACATGCTTCAATGTCTGGCTTATCTGTG GTGAAGTCATATTGTGGTCATGGCATTGGAGAACTTTTCCATTGCGCACCTAATATTCCACATTATTCAA GAAATAAAGCAGTTGGCGTGATGAAAGCTGGCCAAACTTTTACAATTGAACCCATGATTAATGCTG GTGTTTGGCGTGATCGGATGTGGCCTGATGGATGGACTGCTGTGACAGCAGACGGGAAACGAAGTGCTCAGTTTGAACACACCCTCCTG GTCACAGAGGCTGGAGTTGAAGTACTCACAGCACGCCTGCCGACATCTCCCAAGGTGTTCCCTTGGCTGAGTTCTTGA